From the Desulfosarcina sp. BuS5 genome, one window contains:
- the prfB gene encoding peptide chain release factor 2 (programmed frameshift), with product MSLELKQTIKNLNNKLEQLKEYLDLAVQEKRLEEIEAIIAKKDFWDKPDETREILKERTRLSGRIDSFKKLFYALEESEVLLNLALEESDEATLQEADKQIREIADGIKLFSLELMLNKPEDTNNAILSINAGAGGTEAQDWAEMLFRMYSRWIERKKFKIEIIDFQPGDEAGIKGVTFTATGKNAYGYLKTENGVHRLVRISPFNANHKRHTSFASVFVYPELDNKIVVNIEDKDLRIDVYRASGAGGQHVNKTSSAVRITHLPSGIVAQCQQEKSQHRNKEMAMKVLRSRLYQSEKQKQDEKLQEIHNGKDDIAWGSQIRSYVLHPYQIVKDHRIHLDIGNVNGVLDGEIDPFIEGVLLAEKY from the exons ATGTCCCTGGAATTGAAACAGACCATAAAAAATCTTAATAATAAATTAGAGCAGTTAAAGGAGTATCTT GACCTTGCCGTCCAGGAAAAAAGACTGGAAGAAATCGAAGCTATAATTGCGAAAAAAGATTTTTGGGACAAACCCGATGAGACCAGGGAGATATTAAAGGAACGAACCCGGCTGTCAGGCAGAATAGATAGTTTTAAGAAACTTTTTTATGCACTCGAGGAGAGCGAAGTACTTTTGAATTTAGCCCTTGAAGAATCCGACGAAGCGACATTACAGGAGGCAGATAAACAGATTCGTGAGATTGCGGATGGAATAAAGCTGTTTTCTCTCGAGCTTATGCTTAATAAACCTGAGGATACAAACAATGCCATCCTCTCCATAAATGCCGGTGCCGGGGGGACTGAAGCTCAGGACTGGGCCGAAATGCTATTCAGGATGTATTCCAGATGGATCGAGCGTAAAAAATTCAAGATTGAAATTATAGATTTTCAACCAGGAGATGAGGCCGGGATTAAAGGTGTCACCTTTACAGCCACCGGGAAGAATGCATATGGGTACCTTAAAACGGAAAATGGAGTACACCGACTGGTTAGAATTTCTCCCTTTAATGCCAACCATAAAAGGCATACCTCCTTTGCTTCCGTTTTTGTATATCCTGAACTGGACAATAAAATTGTTGTGAATATTGAAGATAAGGATTTACGCATTGATGTTTACAGGGCCAGCGGCGCCGGAGGCCAGCATGTTAATAAAACAAGCAGCGCCGTTCGCATAACGCATCTTCCCTCCGGCATTGTGGCACAGTGCCAGCAGGAAAAATCCCAGCACCGGAACAAGGAGATGGCCATGAAAGTGCTCAGGTCACGTCTTTACCAGTCTGAAAAGCAGAAACAGGATGAAAAATTACAGGAAATACATAATGGCAAAGATGATATTGCCTGGGGCAGCCAGATACGCTCCTATGTCCTGCATCCTTATCAAATAGTGAAAGACCACCGCATCCATCTTGACA